Proteins from a genomic interval of Fimbriimonadaceae bacterium:
- a CDS encoding rod shape-determining protein RodA has translation MQADFGTITRREPSRFADPWLVGSAAVLTIVGILAIHSIDQATGFHNAARQGVFAALGVAVWYLFRRIPLSFWQWSSKGLYVLNILLLAAVLAGGHSAKGAQRWIEVGSIQFQPGDLSKVLLVLTLSTFFAARQDEVKSLKTFFLSFLHVAPLVVLLMLQPHYGGAACMLVIWLAVALYAGVPWQHIGASIACVLALLGVAMVSGSFSDYHKGKLDEFFGKILRGTSDTQGKGWQAAQSVKAIAMGGVTGTGYLRGEQKAGRYIPEQHNDFVFSVIGEEMGLIGSVVVLGVFMVFFYRLWDTGFRCREPMGRLVAGGLLAFLAFHTVVNLAMVLNIGPVIGLWLPFVSNGGTALLTCMASVGLVDQLH, from the coding sequence GTGCAGGCCGACTTTGGCACGATCACCCGCCGGGAGCCGAGTCGGTTCGCCGACCCCTGGTTGGTCGGGTCGGCGGCAGTCCTCACCATCGTCGGAATCCTCGCGATCCACAGCATCGACCAAGCGACCGGATTTCACAACGCGGCCCGGCAGGGCGTCTTCGCTGCGTTGGGGGTGGCCGTCTGGTACCTCTTCCGCCGAATCCCGTTGTCGTTTTGGCAGTGGTCGTCCAAGGGGCTCTATGTCCTGAACATCCTGCTCCTCGCCGCCGTCCTTGCCGGAGGCCACTCCGCAAAGGGCGCCCAGCGGTGGATCGAGGTCGGTTCAATACAGTTTCAGCCAGGAGACTTGTCCAAAGTCCTCCTGGTCCTGACTCTGTCCACCTTCTTCGCCGCCCGCCAGGACGAGGTGAAGTCTCTCAAGACGTTCTTCCTTTCGTTCCTTCACGTCGCGCCGCTTGTCGTCCTGCTGATGTTGCAACCTCACTACGGCGGGGCGGCCTGCATGTTGGTCATCTGGTTGGCCGTCGCGCTCTATGCAGGGGTTCCTTGGCAACATATCGGCGCCTCGATCGCCTGCGTCCTCGCCCTGCTGGGTGTCGCGATGGTCAGCGGCTCGTTCAGCGACTACCACAAAGGCAAACTGGACGAGTTCTTTGGCAAGATCCTCCGAGGTACCAGTGACACCCAGGGAAAGGGCTGGCAGGCGGCCCAGTCGGTCAAGGCGATCGCAATGGGCGGTGTGACCGGCACCGGTTACCTCCGCGGCGAGCAAAAGGCGGGGCGCTACATTCCTGAACAGCACAACGACTTTGTCTTCTCCGTCATTGGCGAAGAGATGGGCCTCATCGGTTCTGTTGTGGTTTTAGGCGTTTTCATGGTCTTTTTCTATCGGTTATGGGACACCGGCTTCCGGTGCCGCGAGCCGATGGGGCGGCTCGTCGCCGGGGGTCTCCTCGCTTTCCTGGCCTTTCACACCGTCGTCAACTTGGCGATGGTCCTCAACATCGGCCCGGTCATCGGCCTCTGGCTCCCCTTTGTCAGCAACGGCGGGACCGCCTTGCTGACGTGCATGGCGTCCGTCGGGCTCGTCGACCAGCTTCATTGA